A genome region from Nitrospinota bacterium includes the following:
- the panD gene encoding aspartate 1-decarboxylase, with amino-acid sequence MLRQVLKSKIHKATVTDADLNYIGSITIDRDLMDIVDFWKGEKVLVVDNTNGARLETYVIAGERGSGTICMNGAASHLIKKGDEVIIISFAITDKPIKVKNILVDKNNKFVRFL; translated from the coding sequence TTGTTAAGACAGGTATTAAAGTCAAAGATTCACAAGGCCACTGTAACCGATGCTGATCTTAATTATATTGGGAGCATAACAATCGATAGAGACCTCATGGATATCGTCGATTTTTGGAAGGGAGAAAAGGTATTGGTGGTGGACAACACAAATGGTGCTCGGCTTGAGACTTATGTGATTGCTGGCGAAAGGGGTTCAGGAACAATTTGTATGAATGGTGCGGCCTCTCACCTTATTAAAAAAGGAGATGAAGTTATCATCATATCTTTTGCCATAACAGATAAGCCGATAAAGGTAAAGAATATCCTGGTTGATAAGAACAATAAATTTGTTCGTTTTCTTTAA